One genomic window of Denticeps clupeoides chromosome 14, fDenClu1.1, whole genome shotgun sequence includes the following:
- the rps6kc1 gene encoding ribosomal protein S6 kinase delta-1 codes for MISQRQKGELARFYTVTDPKKHKKGYTVYKVTARIISRKNPEDIQEITVWKRYSDFRKLHRDLWQIHRNLFRHSELFPPFAKAKVFGRFDDSVVEERRQCSEDLLQFSANIPALYSSQHIEDFFKGGEVQDGSELIGPAEPFSDFLSDSFSDYSSEVHKEIGGVDDLTLTSQSEYGGPSSDGDLISLLVDGDSLPDLDDGMASGGESPNRAARCSSPVPLSQREAASAGPDVETSRAGRAVLFPGGLKKKKDYLEKASEQIRLAVQKETEQDFEAAFTYYRSGVDLLLQGVQGEPSPSQREAVKRKTAEYLMRAEQISSQHLRDGMGQGSTQTVTLGPQCCRRLWSHQSQAEELKSYRVIGVIDKVLLVIDKRTQETFILKGLQKSSECGRVKKTIVPHTVPNMVCLRKVIISEDTIFLLLQYAEGGKLWSHISKYLRSSSPEESFDIPFIQKSHTTAVRSAEHFGTELGSSSSVDSGPGTGLSLLREADGLHHSIRNRLNLGVGSKGSLPGSGATSEEECTNSYLTLCNEYEQEKVEPDALGEEAAQVAEEEQDTLGIEEGGLSVAATISVATPISSRTRSLLSSDSLCSPAMAQDLRFFTEDEEHDQEQSDVFSSSGGPLTTDSLDQSKRSPMEFFRIDSKDSASEVMCQDPSDIRTRPDFSKAFFSSSDLGSEVPESLVDLVDATVKGQVSDLWKFDSDQGSNESVPVISFKEALVEEAACNSVDDGRPPDLLVNLPAVGGIGVHALEEQNVSDGVSIAIEAKPSPKFGTPDVLQLSHDLGEEAEPDWSVEQSLPSISSIQNSITVPSNLGLCDDSRQEGDVFTFGAKMDPFISNIVRTSNADVAFSQSRSLVPLTYPSGAGVVVEVGAGTEAVDSVGDIEKSDKNVSQLFKELDQLSLEASQARIPEEFVRCWAMEMVVALAALHQEGIICRDLNPNNVLLNDKGHVQLTFFCSWTDVEDSCDRDAVVGMYCAPEVGGICEETAACDWWSLGAILFELLTGKSLQLCHPAGIGRHTFLNIPEFVSEEAKSLLQQLLQFNPMERLGAGVGGVEDIKSHPFFSHMSWPK; via the exons ATCACCGTCTGGAAGAGGTACAGCGATTTCCGAAAGCTTCATCGGGACCTTTGGCAGATTCATAGGAACCTTTTCCGCCATTCCGAGCTCTTTCCACCTTTTGCCAAAGCGAAAGTGTTTG GTCGATTTGATGACTCCGTAGTCGAGGAGAGAAGACAGTGCTCTGAGGACCTGCTGCAGTTCAGCGCTAACATCCCGGCTCTTTACAGCAGCCAGCACATAGAGGACTTCTTCAAG gGTGGAGAGGTCCAGGACGGATCGGAACTTATTGGCCCAGCGGAACCTTTCTCTGATTTTCTCTCTGACAGCTTCTCAGATTATAGCTCAGAAG TCCATAAGGAAATTGGAGGGGTGGATGATTTGACTCTTACCAGTCAGTCTGAGTATGgag GCCCATCCTCTGATGGCGATCTAATCTCTTTACTGGTTGACGGAGATTCCTTGCCTGATCTGGACGATGGAATGGCCTCAGGTGGCGAGTCCCCCAACCGTGCAGCCCGGTGCAGCAGTCCCGTCCCTTTATCACAGAGAGAGGCCGCTTCCGCTGGGCCGGACGTAGAGACAAGTCGGGCCGGCAGGGCTGTGCTTTTCCCAGGCGGAttgaagaaaaagaaggatTACCTGGAGAAGGCCAGCGAGCAGATACGACTGGCTGTGCAGAAGGAGACAGAACAAGACTTCGAGGCAGCTTTCACTTACTACCGCAGTGGGGTGGACCTGCTTCTACAGGGAGTACAAG GCGAGCCGAGTCCGAGCCAGAGGGAGGCGGTGAAGAGGAAGACGGCGGAGTACCTGATGCGTGCTGAGCAAATATCAAGCCAGCATCTCCGGGACGGCATGGGGCAGGGCTCAACTCAAACCGTG ACACTGGGCCCTCAGTGCTGCAGGCGTCTCTGGAGCCACCAGAGTCAAGCCGAGGAGCTGAAGAGCTACAGAGTAATCGGGGTCATTGACAAG GTGCTTCTTGTGATCGATAAAAGGACTCAGgagacttttattttaaaa GGCCTGCAGAAGAGCAGCGAGTGCGGGCGGGTGAAGAAAACGATCGTCCCTCACACCGTGCCCAATATGGTCTGTCTCAGGAAGGTCATCATCTCTGAAGATACTATTTTCCTGCTGCTGCAGTATGCTGAAG GTGGAAAATTGTGGTCTCACATCAGCAAGTACCTCCGCAGCAGTAGCCCAGAGGAGAGCTTCGACATACCTTTCATTCAGAAGTCGCACACGACCGCCGTGCGTTCGGCGGAACACTTCGGGACAGAGCTGGGAAGCTCCAGCAGTGTTGATTCTGGGCCTGGCACCGGCTTATCGCTCCTCAGGGAGGCTGATGGACTACACCATTCAATCAGAAACCGACTTAACCTAGGTGTTGGGTCCAAGGGTTCCTTGCCAGGGTCTGGAGCCACCTCAGAGGAGGAGTGCACCAATAGCTATCTAACATTGTGCAATGAGTACGAGCAGGAGAAGGTTGAGCCGGATGCTTTGGGTGAAGAGGCGGCGCAGGTGGCCGAGGAGGAGCAGGACACACTGGGGATTGAGGAAGGTGGGTTAAGTGTGGCCGCCACTATCTCTGTTGCTACGCCAATCTCTTCCAGGACACGGTCACTCCTTAGCAGCGATAGCCTCTGTTCTCCTGCCATGGCACAGGACCTGCGGTTCTTCACAGAGGATGAGGAACATGATCAGGAGCAAAGCGATGTGTTCAGCTCCTCCGGTGGTCCTCTCACAACAGACTCTTTGGACCAGTCTAAACGTTCGCCCATGGAGTTCTTTAGAATTGACAGCAAGGACAGTGCTAGTGAGGTCATGTGCCAAGACCCAAGTGACATTCGGACAAGGCCTGACTTCTCCAAagctttcttctcctcttctgacCTGGGCTCTGAGGTTCCAGAATCTCTGGTAGACCTGGTGGACGCCACAGTAAAAGGCCAAGTCTCTGACCTCTGGAAATTTGACAGTGACCAGGGGTCCAACGAGTCTGTGCCGGTCATCTCCTTTAAGGAGGCTTTGGTTGAAGAAGCTGCCTGCAACAGTGTGGATGATGGCCGACCACCTGACCTCCTGGTAAATCTTCCCGCGGTTGGCGGTATCGGAGTTCATGCTTTAGAGGAGCAAAATGTCTCTGATGGGGTTTCCATAGCAATTGAGGCCAAACCTTCACCTAAGTTTGGAACTCCAGATGTTCTGCAGCTGTCCCATGATCTCGGGGAAGAGGCAGAACCTGACTGGTCTGTAGAACAGAGTCTCCCATCTATTTCTTCCATTCAGAACTCTATCACAGTCCCTTCCAACCTAGGACTATGTGATGACTCAAGACAGGAAGGAGACGTCTTTACCTTCGGAGCCAAAATGGACCCTTTCATCTCAAATATTGTTAGAACATCCAATGCTGACGTTGCGTTTTCACAGTCACGTAGTTTGGTTCCGTTGACTTATCCGTCTGGTGCTGGTGTTGTGGTCGAGGTGGGGGCTGGAACTGAAGCAGTCGATTCTGTAGGTGACATAGAGAAATCTGACAAAAATGTATCCCAGTTATTTAAGGAACTGGACCAATTGTCTCTGGAAGCATCTCAGGCACGTATTCCAGAAGAGTTTGTCCGTTGTTGGGCcatggagatggtggtggcccTGGCAGCCCTGCATCAAGAAGGAATCATCTGCAGGGATCTCAACCCAAACAACGTCCTTCTCAACGACAAAG GCCACGTACAGCTGACTTTCTTCTGTAGTTGGACTGATGTGGAGGACTCGTGTGATCGAGATGCTGTCGTTGGGATGTACTGTGCACCAG AGGTGGGCGGGATTTGTGAGGAGACTGCGGCCTGTGATTGGTGGAGTCTGGGTGCCATTCTGTTTGAGCTGCTCACTGGAAAG TCTTTACAGCTGTGCCACCCGGCAGGAATCGGCAGACACACCTTCCTCAACATACCGGAGTTTGTGTCAGAGGAGGCCAAGTCACTTTTACAGCAG ctcctcCAGTTTAATCCCATGGAGAGACTGGGAGCAGGAGTCGGTGGCGTGGAGGACATCAAATCCCACCCCTTCTTCTCTCACATGTCCTGGCCTAAATAA